One window from the genome of Drosophila albomicans strain 15112-1751.03 chromosome 2L, ASM965048v2, whole genome shotgun sequence encodes:
- the LOC117564030 gene encoding protein grindelwald, protein MPAREMRPLNLSIGASLLPSFSLVTAAAGQGNIRAAEASRDCFGKVCHVVDEYCSHFAESCMPCAGICNVTSHNYQADMCVQECSAFNKYELLNSELHSIKSTQNLILLLLSILLIMIAIRYLLKCLSWLRHKRCIQKLLSRLLSKPYQSNANGKDLNATTIQNFNAINRDIERAPSQIYSVADAEGSVVTMATPVSTRYPAENSTTPTTVVTEVGYNYGYDNQAMVVTPVAEKPGTNAPPAF, encoded by the exons ATGCCTGCCAGGGAAATGCGTCCACTCAATCTCTCCATTGGAGCCTCGCTCCTGCCCAGCTTCTCGCTGGTCACTGCGGCAGCGGGCCAAGGAAACATTCGTGCCGCCGAAGCTAGCCGAGATTGCTTTGGCAAAGTCTGCCATGTGGTGGACGAATATTGCTCGCATTTTGCGGAGAGCTGCATGCCGTGTGCTGGGATTTGCAATGTGACTTCACACAATTATCAAGCGGATATGTGTGTCCAGGAATGCTCAG CCTTTAACAAGTATGAGCTGCTCAATTCCGAGTTGCACAGCATCAAGAGCACACAGAATttgattttgctgctgctgagcataCTCCTCATAATGATTGCCATACGCTATCTCCTTAAGTGCCTGAGCTGGCTGCGCCACAAGCGTTGCATTCAAAAGTTACTTTCCCGTCTGCTCTCGAAGCCATATCAGagcaatgccaatggcaaGGATCTCAATGCCACAACCATACAGAATTTCAATGCCATAAACCGTGACATTGAACGGGCGCCGTCTCAGATCTACAGTGTGGCAG ACGCTGAAGGATCTGTGGTGACCATGGCGACGCCAGTGAGCACGCGCTATCCGGCCGAGAATagcacaacaccaacaacggTAGTCACTGAAGTCGGCTATAACTATGGGTACGACAATCAGGCAATGGTTGTAACGCCAGTCGCTGAGAAACCTGGCACAAATGCACCACCAGCTTTCTAA